The Pantoea vagans genome includes a window with the following:
- a CDS encoding DUF4150 domain-containing protein, producing the protein MFANCQSGGTDQAVADVCKTPAPVTFVNLALGNTAVPTASTVLFTGMPAHTLSTITPITQGDEAGVLGGVVSETFMGLSRHLTGCNSLLINGMPATRMGSVTQQNVANAPGVRITPSQTTVALLAT; encoded by the coding sequence ATGTTTGCGAATTGTCAGTCCGGCGGCACCGATCAGGCAGTGGCCGATGTGTGCAAAACCCCGGCACCGGTCACCTTCGTCAATCTGGCGCTCGGCAACACCGCCGTGCCAACTGCCAGCACCGTGCTGTTTACCGGCATGCCAGCGCATACCCTTTCGACCATCACACCCATAACGCAAGGCGATGAAGCCGGCGTGCTGGGCGGCGTAGTCTCTGAAACCTTTATGGGCCTGTCACGCCATCTTACCGGCTGCAACTCGCTGCTGATCAACGGCATGCCCGCGACCCGCATGGGCAGCGTGACGCAGCAGAACGTGGCCAACGCCCCCGGCGTGCGCATCACGCCAAGCCAGACCACGGTGGCGCTGTTGGCAACCTAA
- the tssJ gene encoding type VI secretion system lipoprotein TssJ, which yields MDYSVMWPRIAVLLGLLLLTGCMSSSRQVPSDWQLTLNSAPDANSGAPLKVRVFVLRSDANFQSADFYSLQNNASSVLSGDVLDTQQRFLTAQQPQQIITGNPSLEAHYLGVIAEYANINGKTWRVVIPLPAPTETNFYKFWQFSPDALHGRVTATAAGLHLTAKDE from the coding sequence ATGGATTATTCAGTGATGTGGCCGCGTATCGCCGTGTTGCTGGGGCTGCTGCTGCTCACCGGCTGCATGTCCTCATCCCGCCAGGTGCCGTCTGACTGGCAACTGACGCTCAACAGCGCGCCTGACGCGAACAGTGGCGCCCCGCTCAAGGTGCGCGTGTTTGTACTGCGTTCCGATGCCAACTTCCAGTCGGCCGACTTCTATTCGCTGCAAAACAACGCATCCAGTGTGCTGAGCGGCGATGTGCTGGATACCCAGCAGCGCTTTCTGACCGCGCAACAGCCGCAACAGATCATTACCGGTAATCCTTCGCTGGAAGCGCACTACCTCGGCGTGATCGCCGAGTACGCCAACATCAACGGCAAAACCTGGCGCGTGGTGATTCCGCTACCCGCACCAACCGAAACCAATTTCTACAAGTTCTGGCAGTTCTCGCCCGATGCACTGCATGGCCGCGTAACGGCCACCGCAGCCGGGCTGCATCTCACCGCCAAAGACGAATAA
- the tssK gene encoding type VI secretion system baseplate subunit TssK, with translation MHTADKVIWSEGMFLRPHHFQQSERWLEAYSRSWGKLQCPWHWGFMTLSIDQALLRQGKLAIAEASGLLPDGTPFSITGADNAPAPLALSDVQEPIDVVLALPEQRQGQTEVIFSDASDSLARYLSLDREVDDLNASSVGRAPMQFGRLRLCLMPAADLNAEWTAIGVVRVKSSGNDRALTLDSDYIPPLLNGHISPAITAFLNDMHGLLQQRSEQMGERLQQAGRGGNSEMIDFMLLTLINRYIGQVAHSRRLPQLHPERLFSEWLQFATELASWSPSRRPGEQLPVYDHDNLYLSFSRLMIQLRQSLSLVMEENALQLTLTERSHGLFVATVSDVSLIRDYGFVLAVRADLPGEMLITHFPAQMKIAPVTRIRDLVQLQLPGIGLRVMPAAPRQIPWHSGYVYFELERSGELWQQMAKAEAFALHLAGEFPGLDLQLWALRHARG, from the coding sequence ATGCACACCGCAGACAAGGTGATTTGGAGTGAAGGGATGTTCTTGCGTCCCCACCATTTTCAGCAGTCGGAACGTTGGCTGGAAGCATACAGCCGCAGTTGGGGCAAGCTGCAGTGCCCGTGGCACTGGGGTTTTATGACGCTGAGCATCGACCAGGCACTGTTACGCCAGGGCAAACTGGCGATTGCGGAAGCCAGCGGCTTGCTGCCCGATGGCACACCATTCTCCATCACCGGCGCGGACAATGCGCCAGCGCCGCTGGCGCTAAGCGATGTCCAGGAGCCGATTGACGTGGTGCTCGCGCTTCCCGAACAGCGTCAGGGCCAGACCGAGGTCATCTTCAGTGACGCCAGTGATTCGCTGGCGCGCTATCTCAGCCTGGATCGCGAAGTCGACGATCTCAACGCATCGTCCGTAGGTCGTGCGCCAATGCAGTTCGGTCGTCTGCGCCTGTGTCTGATGCCCGCCGCAGACCTGAATGCGGAGTGGACCGCTATCGGGGTGGTACGCGTCAAAAGCAGCGGCAACGATCGTGCACTGACCCTCGACAGTGATTACATTCCGCCACTGCTCAATGGCCACATCTCTCCTGCCATCACCGCCTTTCTCAACGATATGCACGGCCTTTTACAACAGCGCAGCGAGCAGATGGGTGAGCGCCTGCAACAGGCTGGGCGCGGCGGCAATAGCGAAATGATCGACTTTATGCTGCTCACCTTAATCAATCGTTACATCGGTCAGGTGGCACACAGCCGTCGTTTGCCGCAGCTGCATCCGGAACGTTTGTTCAGTGAATGGCTGCAGTTCGCTACTGAGTTAGCCAGTTGGTCTCCGTCGCGTCGACCGGGCGAACAACTGCCGGTCTATGACCACGACAATCTTTATCTCAGTTTCAGCCGGTTGATGATCCAGTTGCGCCAGAGTCTGTCACTGGTGATGGAAGAGAACGCGCTGCAACTGACGCTCACCGAGCGCTCGCACGGGCTGTTTGTGGCGACGGTTTCTGATGTCAGCCTGATCCGCGACTACGGCTTTGTGCTGGCGGTTCGCGCCGACCTGCCGGGCGAAATGCTGATCACCCACTTCCCGGCACAGATGAAAATTGCACCTGTCACGCGCATTCGCGACCTGGTCCAGTTGCAGCTTCCCGGCATAGGTTTGCGCGTGATGCCTGCCGCTCCGCGTCAGATCCCGTGGCACTCTGGCTATGTCTACTTTGAGCTGGAACGCAGCGGTGAACTGTGGCAGCAGATGGCGAAAGCAGAAGCCTTTGCCCTGCATCTGGCGGGCGAGTTTCCTGGTCTTGACCTGCAACTATGGGCGCTGCGCCACGCGCGCGGCTAA
- a CDS encoding DotU family type VI secretion system protein — MQPQSLNGELEGTTAHENPLVAIANPLINSIAQLRHSVSHDNPAGLRQQLIDLVRRFEVACQQAQLPYETIVGARYCLCTSLDEAAALTPWGSRDVWPRSGLLVTFHNETWGGEKFFQLLARLSQHPQQNILLLELMNACLLLGFEGRYRIMENGRTQLETLKLRLLQLIRSVRGPYAPPLSPQPLDEPVQQKLWKPLIPLWSFAALLALLGCAVYIALNWRLNHFTAPVLSAIYQTDLPKVDIARPAAPAAPALDLRHFLAPEIAEGLVTVRDEATRSVVLLRGDGLFDSAATTIRDRYRPVIRRIAQAMDNVNGQIRVSGYTDNVPIRSARFNSNYALSLARAQSVQEMLAQDLQQPQRIIVEGRGESNPLAPNDTAANRARNRRVEITLLVAPKQTESELNSVH; from the coding sequence ATGCAGCCACAATCGCTTAATGGCGAACTGGAAGGCACCACGGCCCATGAAAATCCACTGGTGGCGATTGCCAATCCACTGATTAATTCGATTGCGCAGCTACGCCACTCCGTTTCCCACGACAACCCAGCGGGATTGCGTCAACAGTTGATCGACCTGGTACGCCGCTTTGAAGTGGCCTGTCAGCAGGCACAATTGCCGTATGAAACCATTGTCGGCGCGCGTTACTGCCTCTGCACCTCGCTGGATGAGGCCGCCGCACTCACGCCGTGGGGCAGCCGCGACGTCTGGCCGCGCAGCGGGCTGTTGGTGACCTTCCACAATGAAACCTGGGGCGGTGAGAAGTTTTTCCAGCTATTGGCTCGCCTGTCGCAGCACCCGCAGCAAAACATCCTGCTGCTGGAGTTGATGAACGCCTGCCTGTTACTGGGCTTTGAAGGGCGTTATCGCATCATGGAAAACGGGCGCACCCAGCTTGAAACCCTCAAGCTACGCCTGCTACAGCTGATTCGCTCGGTGCGTGGCCCCTATGCGCCGCCGCTGTCACCGCAGCCGCTGGATGAGCCGGTGCAGCAAAAGCTGTGGAAGCCGCTAATTCCTCTGTGGAGCTTTGCCGCGCTGCTGGCGCTGCTGGGATGTGCCGTTTATATCGCGCTCAACTGGCGTCTTAACCACTTCACCGCTCCTGTGCTCTCCGCCATTTATCAGACCGACTTGCCCAAGGTGGACATCGCACGCCCGGCTGCACCAGCGGCACCGGCCCTTGATTTACGTCACTTCCTTGCGCCGGAAATCGCCGAGGGATTGGTGACGGTACGTGATGAAGCCACGCGAAGTGTGGTGCTGCTGCGCGGCGACGGCTTGTTTGATTCTGCCGCGACCACTATTCGCGATCGCTATCGTCCGGTGATCCGCCGGATCGCCCAGGCGATGGACAACGTCAACGGCCAGATTCGGGTCAGCGGCTACACCGACAACGTCCCCATTCGCAGCGCGCGCTTTAACTCCAACTATGCGCTCTCTCTGGCACGCGCCCAATCGGTGCAGGAGATGCTGGCACAAGACTTACAGCAACCGCAGCGCATCATCGTTGAGGGACGCGGCGAGAGTAACCCACTTGCGCCGAATGACACTGCCGCGAATCGCGCCCGTAATCGCCGTGTCGAAATCACGCTGCTGGTCGCACCGAAACAGACTGAATCTGAACTCAACAGCGTGCACTAA
- the tssM gene encoding type VI secretion system membrane subunit TssM has product MIRTVFSIATSRLMWSGLGITALCLLIWTVGPLVAIGDYRPLESSLYRYIAIAVLYTLWISYRVVPRLWRRWQNRRLVQRMAPAATETAENDDMSAEHPLAERFSEATQLLRQARFNRPESRRWPRWMQKLNRQYLYQLPWYMLIGAPGAGKTTALVNSGLHFPLAAQFGKTALRGVGGTRHCDWWFTDEAILLDTAGRYTTQESDRQQDAQEWRSFMGLLKKYRPRQPVNGAIITISVGDLLSESEEARYQQASALRKRLLELRDQLAIPFPVYVLVTKTDLLKGFTASFGAMNKAQRDQIWGFTWPWSDQQLAVGSEFEPQFDRLHQRLDAGLADLMINEHDSVKRAEMYLFPQEFLALKPLLKHYLDVVFATSGYDAKLIPRGVYFTSGTQEGLPFDRVMGQMSRALGLPALRAANAEPAQPGHGQSFFLHQMLTEVVFKEAGLAGINRWWAMRNRMVHLIAYAVLALLLLLALISWFTSYHHNKGYLAEVQQRVPDIEKQSKALSPLNGENLFSQLPFLNSLAGLPSSDKLADVQQPPLSWRAGLYRGEEVSTASDSLYQRALEQMLLPVIARNITDWLRSDNGSDVDYSYEALKAYQMLYLPQHYDGKFLHAWVMLNVQRTQGANAPQAQLKALDYHLGQLLDDKINASPFERDEPLVVRQIEMISRSPLSTRVYGRLKRLLMPRVNPGVSLINLSGAQTELVLSRKSGKPLTEAIPGFFTPAGYWGPFNNNIKNVAASLLQEDHWVLTRRESADDQNTLEETVRRLYLDDYMRVWDALLQDIQLQPINNLGERINTARLLSGRTSPLRQLMINLGRNLTLTPPEDEKAKQDQPSLLERSTHYVNNNATATLQALFRARKAAQSGTLEAPEQRVMAHFASIIEQAQVSDPKENSIPFDAQLKDIDDLYSYLTAVQDASNSGMSPPDSSIISRMQADAGRQPEPFRTLLLELAVGASSDTQKRTMSNMQKRAGVEVGSFCRSAIAGRYPLNRSSGTDITPDDLARMFAPGTGLMDSFFRDNLASKVDTTHSSWRYAPGVDGKTLPGGTTLLRPFQQAQAIREALFANGSSTPSYRLTITPISMDNSILNLTLDVDGQLIRYSHGPQTPQVVNWPGSGNTQQVRMQIGLTDGTTNTLNTSGPWALNRLFDKASLRPGTSQSQQATFNLGGHQVVLAYTPNSVRNPLQLPGFSCP; this is encoded by the coding sequence ATGATTCGCACTGTCTTTTCCATTGCCACCAGCCGTCTGATGTGGAGCGGTCTGGGCATCACCGCGCTCTGCTTACTGATCTGGACGGTGGGCCCACTGGTGGCGATTGGGGATTATCGTCCACTGGAGTCGTCGCTGTATCGCTATATCGCCATCGCCGTGCTTTACACGCTGTGGATCAGCTATCGCGTGGTGCCACGCCTGTGGCGTCGCTGGCAAAACCGCCGGCTGGTGCAGAGAATGGCCCCCGCCGCCACGGAAACTGCTGAAAATGATGACATGTCAGCGGAGCATCCGCTGGCCGAGCGTTTCAGTGAGGCCACACAGCTGCTGCGTCAGGCTCGCTTCAACCGTCCAGAGAGCCGCCGCTGGCCGCGCTGGATGCAAAAACTTAATCGTCAGTATCTCTACCAGTTGCCTTGGTACATGCTGATTGGCGCACCCGGTGCCGGTAAAACCACCGCCCTGGTTAACTCCGGGCTGCACTTCCCGCTGGCCGCGCAGTTTGGCAAAACCGCGTTGCGCGGGGTCGGGGGCACGCGCCACTGCGACTGGTGGTTCACCGATGAAGCCATCTTGCTGGATACCGCTGGTCGCTATACCACGCAGGAGAGCGATCGCCAGCAAGATGCTCAAGAGTGGCGCAGCTTTATGGGGCTGCTGAAAAAGTATCGCCCGCGCCAGCCAGTGAACGGTGCCATCATCACCATCAGCGTGGGGGATCTGCTGAGCGAGTCGGAAGAGGCGCGCTATCAACAGGCCAGCGCCCTGCGTAAACGGCTGTTGGAACTGCGCGATCAACTCGCGATCCCCTTCCCGGTTTACGTACTGGTGACCAAAACCGATTTGCTGAAGGGCTTTACCGCCAGTTTCGGTGCGATGAATAAAGCGCAGCGCGATCAGATTTGGGGATTCACCTGGCCATGGAGCGATCAGCAACTGGCGGTGGGCAGTGAGTTCGAACCGCAGTTTGATCGCCTACATCAAAGACTTGATGCGGGTTTGGCCGACCTGATGATCAACGAACATGACAGCGTTAAACGCGCTGAAATGTACCTGTTCCCACAAGAGTTTCTGGCATTAAAGCCGCTGCTCAAGCACTACCTTGACGTGGTCTTTGCCACCTCAGGTTATGACGCCAAGCTGATCCCGCGCGGTGTCTACTTCACCAGCGGTACGCAGGAAGGCTTACCCTTTGACCGCGTGATGGGACAGATGAGCCGCGCGCTGGGCCTGCCTGCGCTGCGCGCCGCCAACGCAGAACCCGCGCAGCCCGGCCACGGCCAGAGTTTCTTCTTGCATCAAATGCTGACGGAAGTGGTGTTTAAAGAGGCGGGCCTGGCAGGTATCAACCGTTGGTGGGCGATGCGTAATCGCATGGTGCATCTGATTGCTTACGCTGTGCTGGCGTTGTTGCTACTGCTGGCGTTAATCAGCTGGTTTACCAGCTATCACCACAATAAAGGTTACCTGGCGGAAGTGCAGCAGCGGGTGCCCGATATCGAAAAACAGAGCAAGGCGCTGTCACCGCTTAACGGTGAAAACCTCTTCTCACAGCTGCCGTTCCTGAACAGCCTCGCCGGATTACCCAGCAGCGACAAGCTGGCGGATGTGCAACAACCGCCGCTCAGCTGGCGTGCCGGACTGTATCGCGGTGAGGAGGTGTCCACCGCCTCGGACTCGCTTTACCAGCGTGCGCTGGAGCAGATGCTGCTGCCCGTCATCGCCCGCAATATCACTGACTGGCTGCGTAGTGATAACGGCAGTGATGTGGATTACAGCTACGAAGCGCTGAAGGCGTATCAGATGCTCTATCTGCCGCAGCATTACGACGGCAAATTCCTGCACGCCTGGGTGATGCTGAATGTCCAGCGCACTCAGGGTGCCAATGCGCCACAGGCACAGCTGAAAGCGTTGGATTACCACCTGGGTCAGCTGCTGGATGACAAGATTAACGCTTCGCCGTTTGAGCGTGATGAACCTCTGGTGGTGCGCCAGATTGAGATGATCAGCCGTTCACCTCTCTCAACGCGTGTTTATGGTCGTCTCAAGCGTTTGTTAATGCCACGCGTCAATCCGGGCGTGAGCCTGATCAACCTCAGTGGCGCGCAAACAGAACTGGTGTTGAGTCGCAAAAGCGGTAAACCGCTGACGGAGGCCATTCCCGGTTTCTTCACCCCCGCCGGATACTGGGGACCGTTCAACAACAATATTAAAAACGTCGCCGCCAGCCTGTTGCAGGAAGACCATTGGGTATTAACCCGCCGTGAAAGTGCCGATGATCAAAACACGCTGGAAGAAACGGTGCGCCGCCTCTACCTCGACGACTACATGCGTGTGTGGGATGCACTGTTGCAGGATATTCAGCTGCAACCGATCAACAATCTGGGTGAGCGCATCAACACTGCCCGCTTGTTGTCAGGTCGCACCTCTCCCCTGCGCCAGTTGATGATCAATCTGGGTCGCAACCTGACGCTGACACCGCCAGAAGATGAGAAGGCAAAACAGGATCAGCCATCGTTGCTGGAACGCAGCACTCACTACGTCAACAACAACGCCACGGCCACGCTGCAAGCGTTATTCCGTGCCCGTAAAGCAGCACAAAGCGGCACCCTTGAAGCGCCAGAACAGCGCGTGATGGCGCACTTCGCCAGCATTATTGAACAGGCGCAGGTCAGCGATCCGAAAGAGAACAGCATCCCGTTTGATGCGCAGCTGAAAGATATCGATGACCTCTACAGCTACCTCACCGCCGTACAGGACGCCAGCAACAGCGGCATGTCCCCGCCAGACAGCAGCATCATTTCACGTATGCAGGCCGATGCCGGACGCCAACCGGAGCCGTTCCGCACCTTACTGCTGGAGCTGGCCGTCGGTGCCAGCAGCGACACGCAAAAGCGCACCATGAGCAATATGCAGAAACGGGCGGGCGTGGAAGTCGGCAGTTTTTGCCGCAGCGCCATTGCCGGTCGCTATCCGTTGAACCGCAGTTCAGGCACTGATATCACACCGGACGATCTGGCACGCATGTTCGCACCTGGCACCGGGCTGATGGACAGCTTCTTCCGTGACAATCTGGCCAGCAAGGTGGATACCACGCACAGCAGTTGGCGCTACGCCCCAGGCGTGGACGGTAAAACCTTGCCCGGCGGCACCACGCTGCTACGCCCGTTCCAGCAGGCGCAGGCAATACGGGAAGCGCTGTTTGCCAATGGCTCCAGCACCCCTTCTTATCGCCTGACCATCACGCCGATCAGCATGGATAACAGCATTCTTAATCTGACGCTGGACGTTGA